In a genomic window of Gloeocapsopsis dulcis:
- a CDS encoding CAP domain-containing protein: MNNRKFSWKLFVFGTPIALLLGGCEPARDFISLIPGADQFINQPLPSFPAQTPNIAEMEAAIHQQINEIRLENNLQPLENNERLAQVARQYSQRMAQENFFSHTGPDGDTPAQRVRDGGIIYLMVGENLFRGTNISDPVSAAVQGWMDSPGHRKNILRSVFAETGVGVWREGNQYYITQMFLRSLL, from the coding sequence ATGAACAATCGAAAATTCTCATGGAAATTATTTGTCTTTGGTACGCCTATTGCCCTGCTGTTAGGAGGATGTGAACCCGCAAGAGATTTTATCTCCTTGATACCAGGTGCCGATCAATTCATCAATCAACCATTACCTTCCTTCCCTGCACAAACACCAAACATCGCCGAAATGGAAGCGGCGATTCACCAACAAATTAATGAAATTCGCTTGGAAAACAACTTGCAACCGTTAGAAAATAACGAAAGATTAGCCCAAGTTGCACGACAATATAGCCAGAGAATGGCGCAGGAAAACTTTTTTAGTCACACAGGACCAGATGGTGATACTCCAGCGCAGCGGGTGCGTGATGGCGGCATCATTTATCTCATGGTGGGTGAAAATCTATTTCGGGGTACGAATATCTCCGATCCTGTATCAGCCGCAGTTCAAGGATGGATGGATAGTCCTGGACACCGTAAAAATATTTTACGTTCCGTCTTTGCCGAAACAGGTGTTGGTGTTTGGCGCGAAGGAAATCAGTACTACATCACGCAGATGTTTTTGCGATCGCTTCTCTAA
- a CDS encoding bacteriorhodopsin: MDLQDLFHLLYILGMAVGAIYFIWLSRNPRGVPRYEYLVAAFIPIWSGLAYLSMVLPHGELEQGKVEVAGQITHFARYIDWVVTTPLLLLALSWTGMHRLPKKDWPLIVALMITQVIVVVCGLVADLSVIPWVRYLWYFNGVVAFLVVLWGIWGPLRAKTRSQGGELSSFYDRLTTYFTVLWICYPIVWILGPSGFRVFDQTVDTFLFCLIPFFSKVGFSFLDLHGLRSISGGVAASGTDSAIGNIMQFFLRTPRRNRLSMRRRSY; this comes from the coding sequence ATGGATCTACAAGATTTATTTCATTTACTGTACATTTTGGGAATGGCTGTTGGTGCGATTTACTTTATTTGGCTTAGCAGAAATCCGCGTGGTGTTCCTAGATACGAGTATTTAGTTGCGGCTTTTATTCCTATTTGGTCAGGACTAGCTTATCTTTCGATGGTTTTACCACATGGGGAATTAGAGCAAGGAAAAGTTGAAGTTGCTGGTCAAATTACTCACTTTGCACGCTATATAGATTGGGTTGTCACAACACCTTTATTGCTATTAGCCTTGTCTTGGACAGGAATGCATCGTCTGCCAAAAAAAGACTGGCCGCTTATAGTTGCATTGATGATAACTCAGGTGATTGTTGTCGTGTGTGGCTTAGTTGCTGACTTATCAGTTATACCTTGGGTGCGATATTTGTGGTATTTCAACGGTGTTGTTGCCTTTTTAGTTGTTTTGTGGGGAATTTGGGGACCACTACGTGCCAAAACGCGCAGCCAAGGAGGCGAGTTATCAAGTTTTTACGATCGCCTGACAACATATTTCACAGTGCTGTGGATTTGCTATCCCATCGTGTGGATTCTGGGACCTTCCGGATTTCGAGTTTTCGATCAAACAGTTGATACTTTCTTATTTTGTTTGATTCCCTTCTTCTCCAAAGTTGGATTTAGCTTTTTAGATTTACATGGATTGCGCAGTATTAGTGGTGGTGTTGCCGCAAGTGGCACAGATAGTGCTATAGGAAACATCATGCAGTTTTTCTTAAGGACACCCAGGCGCAATCGGTTATCAATGCGCAGAAGAAGCTACTAA
- a CDS encoding peptidoglycan recognition protein family protein, whose protein sequence is MKRFIWISTLVSAVLICFFTFSLAIWHESQPEIESMSNLVVNIEKQTTNSQAIATPIAARSFSNSQSAYQPNYEVVPVHPTNYGVRLSIDVNGVPVTNQPIIVLHETVSSAASTINFFQTPHYDERQQASYHALIKLDGTVVYLVPPEYRAFGAGNSIFDGASGSEAVKTHPNFPPSVNNFAYHVALETPPNGRNNARRHSGYTEEQYRSLAWLIAQSSVPDNRITTHRAVDRSGTRIDPRSFNLNKFLQILRTNRQQETRST, encoded by the coding sequence ATGAAGCGTTTTATTTGGATTAGCACACTTGTCAGTGCTGTATTAATTTGCTTTTTTACTTTTAGTTTAGCTATTTGGCACGAATCACAACCTGAAATAGAATCAATGTCAAACTTAGTTGTAAATATAGAGAAACAAACAACCAATTCACAAGCGATCGCAACTCCTATCGCAGCACGATCGTTCAGTAACTCCCAAAGCGCATATCAACCAAATTATGAAGTTGTTCCGGTACACCCGACAAATTATGGCGTAAGACTGAGTATCGATGTCAATGGCGTTCCTGTTACCAATCAACCAATTATTGTTTTACATGAAACAGTCAGTTCTGCTGCTAGTACAATTAATTTTTTTCAAACACCCCACTATGATGAAAGGCAGCAAGCAAGCTATCATGCATTAATTAAATTAGATGGAACAGTTGTTTATCTTGTTCCACCAGAATATCGGGCGTTTGGGGCGGGTAATTCTATCTTTGATGGTGCTTCTGGTTCAGAAGCCGTAAAAACTCATCCTAATTTTCCTCCTTCTGTGAATAACTTTGCTTATCATGTAGCACTAGAAACACCACCAAATGGAAGAAACAATGCGAGAAGACATAGTGGTTACACAGAAGAACAATATCGTTCGCTTGCTTGGTTAATAGCCCAAAGTAGCGTTCCAGATAATCGGATTACAACACATCGTGCAGTTGATCGCTCAGGTACGCGAATTGATCCGCGCAGTTTTAACCTAAATAAATTTCTGCAAATTCTGCGTACTAATCGACAGCAAGAGACGAGAAGTACGTAG
- a CDS encoding AI-2E family transporter produces the protein MNFGRWIGLIVLLVSLYILWQIRQLLLLLLTAVVLATALNRLVLQVQRLNVKRGWAVLITLTSLLALLIGFFVLIVPAFIEQFQQLIALLPTGLVRIQTWLSWLEQQIVERFPNLPGNLPDISSLIQQIQPIVTQLLGQSVNFFSTSITALLQFLLVLVLTLMLLAQPQPYRQSFIRLFPSFYRRRVDDILTRCDVALGSWAVGALIEAVFIAVLSGLGLWIIGVPLALAHAMLAGLLNFIPNIGPTLSAVFPLAIALLDAPWKSVAVLILYIVIQNIESYWLTPLVMAHQVALLPAITLTAQLLFAGFFGALGLLMALPLTVIAKTWLEEVLFIDILDKWRHPHTKVMHEEVIYEASTDYDPEISEEWKEV, from the coding sequence GTGAATTTTGGTCGATGGATTGGCTTAATTGTTCTGCTGGTTTCTTTATATATCCTTTGGCAGATTCGGCAGCTGCTTTTACTCTTACTTACGGCAGTTGTATTAGCAACAGCTTTGAATAGGTTAGTTTTACAAGTACAAAGATTGAACGTCAAACGCGGTTGGGCGGTTTTAATTACTTTAACGAGTCTGTTGGCACTTCTCATTGGTTTTTTCGTGCTCATCGTACCCGCGTTTATTGAGCAATTTCAACAACTAATTGCCTTACTTCCTACAGGTTTGGTGAGAATTCAAACTTGGCTGAGTTGGTTAGAGCAACAGATCGTCGAACGATTTCCTAATTTACCAGGTAACTTACCCGACATTAGCAGCTTAATTCAGCAAATCCAGCCGATTGTTACTCAGTTATTAGGTCAATCTGTTAACTTTTTCTCAACTTCGATTACCGCACTGCTACAGTTTCTCTTAGTACTGGTGTTAACACTGATGTTGTTGGCACAGCCTCAGCCGTATCGTCAATCATTTATACGACTTTTTCCTTCGTTCTATCGCCGTCGAGTCGATGATATTCTAACGCGGTGTGATGTTGCTTTGGGAAGTTGGGCAGTTGGGGCGTTGATTGAAGCGGTGTTTATTGCAGTTTTGAGTGGACTAGGTTTGTGGATTATTGGAGTACCCTTAGCCTTAGCTCATGCAATGCTTGCAGGTTTACTCAACTTTATTCCTAATATTGGGCCTACACTGAGTGCAGTGTTTCCACTTGCGATCGCACTTCTTGATGCTCCTTGGAAATCAGTAGCGGTTCTCATACTGTACATAGTTATTCAAAATATCGAAAGTTACTGGTTAACTCCGTTGGTGATGGCACATCAAGTAGCCCTGTTACCGGCCATTACACTAACAGCGCAGTTGTTATTTGCAGGCTTTTTTGGTGCATTAGGCTTACTCATGGCGTTACCACTAACTGTTATTGCTAAAACATGGTTAGAGGAAGTTTTGTTTATAGATATTTTAGATAAGTGGCGCCATCCCCACACTAAAGTGATGCATGAGGAAGTAATTTATGAGGCTAGTACGGATTACGATCCAGAAATTAGTGAGGAATGGAAAGAAGTATAA
- a CDS encoding AI-2E family transporter, producing MSESPIKPLWQRLNNSTLVRYLLLIALGWAIAQILAYFEHVIVTFIFAAVFAFLLSYPVRWVERFLPHAIAVVIVFLLSIFLLLAIVFTIGLAILSQGEQLINQAPELLNSVLPVIEQIEQALQRFNFQVDLEAIEEQIRDQALAGLGFGLATLQAIITNVLDLIIIAVIALFMLLDGKRLWYFLLQVFPSHWRDKLTQAIQHNFLGFFWGRFLLSLFFGVSVYVVLLLLQAPFALLLAAIAGVFDLIPGIGATIGVGLVSIILLPQGIWLSLQVLVGCVLLQQVEENILMPKIMQGSLNINPVVMFFALLVGARIAGLVGVFLSVPIAGVIISLFELNQLQAGQKEDS from the coding sequence ATGAGTGAGTCACCGATTAAGCCTCTATGGCAGCGACTAAATAATTCAACCTTAGTCCGGTATCTATTACTGATTGCCTTAGGTTGGGCAATAGCTCAAATACTAGCTTATTTTGAACATGTCATTGTCACTTTTATTTTTGCTGCTGTTTTTGCTTTTCTTCTCAGCTATCCAGTACGTTGGGTAGAGCGTTTTTTACCTCATGCTATAGCAGTCGTTATCGTTTTTCTCTTAAGTATTTTTCTTTTGCTAGCTATAGTTTTTACAATCGGTTTAGCGATTTTATCACAAGGCGAACAACTTATCAATCAAGCCCCAGAATTATTAAATAGTGTTTTACCTGTCATAGAACAAATAGAACAAGCCTTACAGCGATTTAACTTTCAAGTAGATCTTGAGGCTATTGAAGAGCAAATTCGCGATCAAGCTTTAGCTGGATTAGGATTTGGCTTAGCTACGTTACAAGCAATTATTACTAATGTTCTAGATTTAATTATTATTGCCGTCATTGCATTGTTTATGCTACTTGATGGTAAGCGACTGTGGTATTTTCTTTTACAAGTTTTTCCCTCTCATTGGCGCGATAAATTAACTCAGGCAATTCAACATAACTTTCTCGGTTTTTTCTGGGGACGGTTCCTATTGTCACTCTTTTTTGGCGTGTCAGTTTACGTCGTCTTGTTACTATTACAAGCGCCCTTTGCTTTATTACTAGCGGCGATCGCCGGAGTATTTGACTTGATTCCTGGTATTGGTGCAACAATCGGAGTTGGTTTAGTGTCCATCATCTTATTACCCCAAGGAATTTGGCTTAGCCTGCAAGTCTTGGTCGGTTGCGTTTTACTACAACAAGTCGAAGAAAATATTCTCATGCCAAAAATCATGCAAGGTTCGCTGAATATCAATCCGGTTGTGATGTTTTTTGCCTTGCTAGTGGGTGCAAGAATTGCAGGTTTAGTTGGTGTTTTTCTATCCGTTCCGATCGCAGGCGTAATAATTAGTTTATTTGAATTAAATCAACTTCAAGCAGGGCAGAAGGAGGATAGTTAA
- a CDS encoding YihY/virulence factor BrkB family protein gives MKYLRNLWRLLKETISEWQFNQVSLLASSLAYYTVFSLVPLMILVIMMVGAIYGEAIAKQQLVNQIQGIVGIESAQVIATAIANMRQDATEGTFQLIFNLAFFAFGASGVFAQIQNALDKIWEVKPEPGRHMTHFLRKRLLSFAMVLVIAFLLLVSFLANAVLASIVDVLNDLTPGRGYWWQILSFLVSFSMITVLFAAMYTVLPDAKVRWRDALVGSMFTTILFMLGQYFFGLFLGQTNFASAYGVAGSFLIIITWIYYAAHILFLGAEFTKVYAKQHGSPIVPEEYAIPISEDVPQAKQKRSPGLLTNFRRQCMRTWHSLIGRR, from the coding sequence ATGAAATATCTCAGAAATCTATGGCGACTACTCAAGGAGACTATTTCCGAGTGGCAATTTAATCAAGTTTCGTTATTAGCTTCGTCTTTGGCATATTACACAGTTTTTTCGCTTGTACCACTCATGATCCTTGTGATTATGATGGTAGGGGCAATTTATGGCGAAGCAATAGCAAAACAGCAACTTGTCAATCAAATTCAAGGTATTGTCGGAATTGAGAGTGCACAGGTGATTGCAACAGCGATCGCCAATATGCGACAAGATGCTACAGAAGGTACATTCCAGCTAATCTTTAACTTGGCTTTTTTTGCATTTGGTGCTTCTGGAGTTTTTGCCCAAATTCAAAATGCACTCGACAAAATCTGGGAAGTTAAACCAGAACCTGGAAGGCATATGACACACTTTCTCCGCAAACGATTATTATCGTTTGCAATGGTCTTAGTGATTGCTTTTTTACTTCTCGTTTCTTTTCTGGCTAATGCAGTATTAGCATCAATTGTTGATGTTTTAAATGATTTGACCCCTGGACGCGGTTATTGGTGGCAAATTCTCAGCTTTTTAGTCTCTTTTAGTATGATTACAGTTTTATTTGCTGCAATGTATACTGTGCTACCTGATGCCAAGGTAAGATGGCGTGATGCCTTGGTCGGCTCTATGTTTACCACAATATTATTTATGCTAGGTCAATACTTTTTTGGTTTATTCTTAGGTCAAACAAATTTTGCTTCAGCTTATGGTGTTGCTGGTTCATTTCTAATCATTATCACCTGGATTTACTACGCTGCCCATATTCTCTTTTTGGGTGCAGAGTTTACTAAAGTGTATGCCAAACAACATGGCTCTCCCATCGTACCAGAAGAATATGCAATACCTATTTCCGAAGATGTGCCCCAAGCAAAGCAGAAGCGATCGCCTGGTTTACTAACTAATTTTCGTCGTCAGTGTATGCGTACATGGCATAGCCTCATTGGGAGAAGATAG
- a CDS encoding cation:proton antiporter, whose translation MQTSWLCTQNTGRSLVEFFRPSVLAGPITDPVPVFLIIMAIMLVAPLLFERIKLPGIVGLILAGLAVGPYGFGLLERDSTIVLLGTVGLLFLMFMAGLETSLDDLKYNADKAVIFGLATFGIPMLLGTGSMLLLGYGLLASILVASCFASHTLVALPIVMRLGVMRTQAVTTVLGGTLITNVLALLVLAVVVRAHQGSLTLGFWLFLIPALTIYTFATLWGVPKVGRWFFRRFGHDESAEFTFVVATLFIVSYVAELIEVEPIIGAFLAGIAITQLIPQLSPLMNRIQFIGNTLFIPFFLISVGMLINPAILISEPRSLLVAGVMTFVAILAKFLPAWGSGKVFGLQFPSVMLMFGLSVAQAASTLAAITVAFEIDLVDQLTVNGTIAMILVTCIASPWVTTRWGSGVKPDVTTPTTETTQKLADRILVPVANPSTEDHLLNLALILAKKSDGTLLPLHILSDSSGPITGEKKIQQQQLLATAETIAHAAVTSVETIGRVDDSIEKGILRAAQERDANLIVCGWKGYSSYRDNFFGSVIDNVIRQATVPVLVARFAQPIRNTERIILALTDLDFASSKFQKTITLAETLADELKATLQVLHVTRSSRRKAPKVPPVQTEATIEYVRGNFVSRVAKMIQPNDLLILTSGNHPDILSMRMLGTEPEVIARTHRETSIVVLHFPR comes from the coding sequence GTGCAAACGAGTTGGTTGTGTACGCAAAATACTGGGCGATCGCTTGTTGAGTTTTTTCGTCCATCAGTCTTAGCTGGTCCAATTACCGATCCTGTACCTGTATTTCTGATTATCATGGCAATTATGCTAGTTGCGCCGCTATTATTCGAGCGGATAAAACTACCAGGTATTGTCGGTTTAATTTTAGCAGGATTAGCCGTAGGTCCCTATGGTTTTGGACTATTAGAGCGTGATAGCACAATCGTCTTACTCGGTACTGTAGGATTGCTATTTTTGATGTTCATGGCTGGTTTAGAAACAAGCCTTGATGACTTAAAGTACAACGCCGATAAAGCAGTCATTTTTGGACTAGCAACTTTCGGTATTCCTATGCTTTTAGGAACTGGCAGTATGTTGCTGTTAGGTTACGGATTACTTGCTTCCATTCTTGTTGCTTCCTGTTTCGCTTCGCATACACTTGTTGCGCTACCCATTGTGATGAGGCTGGGAGTGATGCGTACCCAAGCTGTAACAACAGTTTTGGGAGGAACTTTGATTACTAATGTCTTAGCACTTCTTGTTTTAGCTGTTGTTGTTCGCGCTCATCAAGGAAGTCTTACTTTAGGTTTTTGGTTATTTCTTATTCCAGCTTTAACTATTTATACTTTTGCAACTTTATGGGGAGTTCCTAAAGTTGGTCGTTGGTTTTTTCGGCGTTTTGGACACGACGAAAGTGCGGAATTTACATTTGTTGTTGCTACGTTATTTATCGTATCTTACGTAGCTGAATTAATTGAAGTTGAACCAATTATTGGAGCTTTTTTAGCTGGAATTGCAATTACTCAATTGATTCCTCAATTGAGTCCTTTAATGAACCGCATTCAATTTATTGGCAATACTTTATTCATTCCATTTTTTCTTATTTCTGTAGGGATGCTAATTAATCCTGCAATTTTGATTAGCGAACCACGCTCTTTATTAGTAGCAGGAGTAATGACTTTTGTTGCTATTCTTGCTAAATTTTTACCGGCTTGGGGTTCTGGTAAGGTTTTTGGCTTGCAGTTTCCTAGTGTGATGTTGATGTTTGGTCTTTCTGTTGCACAAGCTGCATCAACTTTAGCCGCAATTACAGTTGCATTTGAAATTGATTTAGTCGATCAGTTAACGGTAAACGGCACGATCGCCATGATCTTAGTAACGTGTATTGCGTCTCCGTGGGTGACAACACGTTGGGGAAGCGGAGTAAAACCTGATGTCACAACTCCCACAACAGAGACAACACAGAAACTAGCTGATCGCATTTTAGTCCCCGTTGCTAACCCTAGTACTGAAGATCATCTCTTAAATCTGGCGTTAATCTTAGCAAAAAAAAGTGACGGTACGTTACTACCCTTACACATTCTGAGCGACAGTAGTGGACCTATCACCGGCGAGAAAAAAATACAGCAACAACAACTCTTAGCAACAGCCGAAACAATTGCCCATGCAGCAGTAACGTCAGTTGAAACAATTGGACGTGTCGATGATTCAATTGAAAAAGGAATTCTCAGAGCAGCACAAGAACGAGATGCCAATTTGATTGTTTGTGGTTGGAAAGGTTACTCTAGCTATCGCGATAATTTTTTTGGCAGTGTCATTGACAATGTCATCCGGCAAGCAACCGTACCTGTATTAGTGGCACGATTTGCGCAGCCAATTAGAAATACTGAACGTATCATACTAGCATTAACTGATTTAGATTTCGCCTCATCTAAATTTCAAAAAACAATTACTTTAGCAGAAACCTTAGCCGACGAACTTAAAGCAACGTTACAAGTGTTGCACGTCACCAGAAGTTCTCGTCGCAAGGCACCTAAAGTTCCTCCAGTCCAAACTGAAGCAACAATTGAGTATGTGCGGGGCAATTTTGTCAGCCGTGTTGCCAAAATGATTCAACCTAACGATTTACTCATCCTGACTTCGGGAAATCACCCTGATATTTTAAGTATGCGGATGTTAGGAACAGAACCAGAAGTGATTGCGCGCACCCACCGAGAAACTTCGATCGTTGTGCTCCATTTTCCGCGATAG
- a CDS encoding cation-transporting P-type ATPase, whose amino-acid sequence MTATAEKLLEHHWHNLPPQEIAQSLDSDLKNGLSAAEVSQRQQKYGPNELKAKPGKSPIVRFLLQFNQPLLYILLIAGAIKALLGSWANAWVIWGVTVINAIIGYVQEAKAESAIAALASVVKTEATVLHDGQKVRVSSTEIVPGDIVLLASGDKVPADLRLIDVRNLQVNESALTGESVAVEKTTQQVDVDAPLAERTNMAYAGSFVTFGTARGVVVAIGQSTETGRISQLIDRGTNLTTPLTRKFDRFSRTLLYIILGVAALTFAVGIGYGNSLAEMFEAAVALAVSAIPEGLPAVVTITLAIGVSRMARRHAIVRKLPAVETLGGATVICSDKTGTLTENQMTVQAIYAGERQYKVTGSGYNPEGEIIVDADIPDGTAAQQSADLNSNVALHECLIAGLLCNDSRIEVKDGQNAVIGDPTEGALIIAANKAGLSDSCEEEMPRVDVIPFESEFQYMATLYKKGRGVRGEERGVVYVKGSVEALLKRCDQMLDAHGELQPIDVETIQEQVDAMAHQGLRVLAFAKKTVAVEQNSLDHDDIAAGLIFTGLQGMIDPPRQEAIGAVQACQEAGIQVKMITGDHAVTAKAIAQRMGFNRNGEVLAFTGQQLLQMDDRELANAVENGAVFARVAPEQKLRLVEALQSKGEVVAMTGDGVNDAPALKQADIGIAMGGAGTEVAKEASDMILTDDNFASIEAAVEEGRTVYRNLLKAIAFILPVNGGESMTILISVLLARVLPILSLQVLWLNMVNSIAMTVPLAFEPKSEIVMQQEPRNPNEPLLSRRLLYRIILISVFNWILIFGMFEWILRDTGNVALARTMAVQSLVSGRIFYLLSLSQLGTAIATRLRGHRRESFSDARAIAIGIIGAVILQVIFSQVSFMNTLFATAPLNWNQWLICLLVGLPMIPTAIIANRIDPIEKPSSRKR is encoded by the coding sequence ATGACAGCAACAGCAGAAAAATTGCTGGAACATCATTGGCATAATCTACCACCACAAGAGATTGCTCAAAGTTTAGATAGCGATCTTAAAAATGGTTTATCTGCTGCTGAAGTGTCGCAACGACAGCAGAAATACGGTCCAAATGAGTTAAAAGCCAAGCCAGGGAAAAGCCCGATAGTCAGATTTTTGTTGCAGTTTAATCAACCTCTGCTATATATCTTATTGATTGCAGGCGCGATTAAAGCATTACTCGGATCGTGGGCAAATGCTTGGGTAATCTGGGGTGTAACTGTCATTAATGCAATTATCGGCTATGTTCAAGAAGCAAAAGCCGAAAGTGCGATCGCTGCGCTGGCTTCGGTAGTAAAAACTGAAGCTACGGTATTGCATGATGGACAAAAAGTGCGCGTATCTTCAACAGAAATTGTGCCTGGTGACATTGTATTACTCGCTTCTGGCGATAAAGTCCCTGCAGATTTACGGTTAATTGATGTCCGCAACTTGCAAGTCAACGAATCAGCGCTTACCGGCGAATCAGTTGCTGTAGAAAAGACAACACAACAAGTGGATGTTGATGCACCCTTAGCCGAACGTACCAATATGGCGTATGCAGGTAGCTTTGTCACGTTTGGTACAGCTAGAGGAGTTGTGGTGGCGATCGGTCAAAGTACTGAAACCGGACGCATTTCGCAATTAATTGATCGCGGGACAAACCTCACAACACCTCTGACACGCAAGTTTGATCGCTTCAGCCGTACGCTGTTGTACATTATTTTGGGTGTTGCGGCGTTAACCTTTGCGGTGGGTATTGGTTACGGGAACTCCTTAGCCGAGATGTTTGAAGCTGCTGTTGCTTTAGCCGTGAGTGCAATTCCCGAAGGATTACCTGCGGTAGTAACAATCACATTGGCAATTGGTGTTTCGCGGATGGCGCGGCGTCATGCGATCGTTCGCAAGCTACCTGCGGTAGAAACCCTCGGTGGTGCTACAGTGATCTGTTCTGACAAAACTGGAACACTCACCGAAAACCAAATGACAGTACAGGCAATTTATGCCGGAGAGCGGCAATATAAAGTTACGGGTAGTGGGTATAATCCAGAAGGGGAAATTATTGTTGATGCAGACATACCTGATGGTACTGCCGCACAGCAGAGTGCAGATCTAAACTCAAACGTCGCTTTACATGAATGCTTAATTGCGGGCTTACTCTGTAATGACTCGCGCATAGAAGTCAAAGACGGGCAAAATGCCGTAATTGGCGATCCCACTGAAGGAGCTTTGATTATTGCCGCAAATAAAGCGGGACTGAGTGACTCTTGCGAAGAAGAAATGCCCAGAGTGGATGTAATTCCCTTCGAGTCAGAGTTTCAGTACATGGCAACGTTGTATAAGAAGGGCCGAGGAGTCCGAGGCGAGGAGCGAGGGGTTGTTTACGTTAAGGGTTCGGTGGAGGCACTTCTCAAGCGCTGCGATCAAATGCTGGATGCGCACGGAGAACTCCAGCCTATTGATGTGGAGACAATTCAAGAACAAGTTGATGCGATGGCTCATCAAGGATTGCGAGTACTAGCGTTTGCTAAAAAAACAGTTGCCGTAGAGCAAAATTCGCTCGATCACGATGATATTGCCGCAGGGTTGATCTTCACGGGATTACAAGGCATGATTGATCCGCCGCGTCAAGAAGCAATTGGGGCAGTGCAAGCGTGTCAAGAAGCAGGAATTCAAGTCAAGATGATTACTGGCGATCATGCTGTCACTGCAAAGGCGATCGCCCAACGGATGGGGTTTAATCGCAACGGAGAGGTGCTTGCATTTACCGGACAACAATTGTTGCAGATGGACGATCGCGAACTGGCTAACGCGGTAGAAAATGGTGCAGTGTTTGCCCGTGTTGCCCCTGAGCAGAAACTCCGTCTAGTGGAAGCTTTACAATCTAAAGGTGAAGTTGTCGCAATGACAGGCGATGGCGTGAATGATGCTCCTGCCTTAAAACAAGCTGATATTGGGATTGCAATGGGCGGTGCAGGAACCGAAGTCGCCAAAGAAGCCTCCGACATGATTTTGACAGATGATAACTTCGCCTCGATTGAAGCCGCAGTTGAAGAAGGACGTACAGTTTATCGTAATTTATTGAAAGCGATCGCATTTATTCTCCCTGTCAATGGTGGCGAATCAATGACGATTTTAATTAGCGTGTTGCTAGCGCGAGTCCTCCCGATCCTCTCATTACAAGTTCTTTGGCTGAATATGGTGAATTCAATTGCGATGACTGTACCACTTGCTTTTGAACCCAAATCAGAAATTGTGATGCAGCAGGAACCGCGTAACCCAAATGAACCACTCCTTTCCCGCAGGCTACTGTATCGCATCATCCTGATCTCTGTGTTTAACTGGATTCTGATTTTCGGTATGTTTGAATGGATACTCCGCGATACTGGAAATGTTGCTTTAGCCCGTACAATGGCAGTTCAATCTCTTGTTTCTGGTAGGATCTTTTATCTGCTGAGTTTGAGTCAACTGGGAACTGCGATCGCTACTCGACTTCGTGGTCACAGAAGAGAATCATTCAGCGATGCCCGTGCTATTGCAATTGGAATTATTGGTGCAGTCATTCTCCAAGTTATTTTCAGTCAAGTGAGTTTCATGAATACCTTATTCGCTACAGCACCACTCAACTGGAATCAATGGCTAATTTGTCTTCTTGTCGGTTTACCAATGATTCCCACTGCGATTATTGCTAATCGTATTGATCCGATTGAAAAGCCTTCTTCTAGAAAGAGATGA
- a CDS encoding adenosine-specific kinase codes for MQLQSIPVQIPEGSNVILGQSHFIKTVEDLYEIMTASSSHIKFGIAFCEASEPCLIRAAGNEQALQAAAINNAKAIAAGHSFIIVMQNAYPISVLNMIKQCPEVCNIYCATANSVEAIIAETDQGRGILGVIDGSAPKAVETDEDVKVRYQFLRQVGYKL; via the coding sequence ATGCAACTGCAATCGATTCCAGTTCAAATTCCTGAAGGAAGTAATGTCATTTTAGGACAATCACACTTCATTAAAACAGTCGAAGACCTTTATGAAATCATGACTGCGAGTTCATCTCATATCAAATTTGGTATTGCGTTTTGTGAGGCATCGGAACCATGTTTGATTCGTGCTGCTGGTAACGAACAAGCACTACAAGCTGCTGCTATAAACAATGCAAAAGCGATCGCGGCTGGACACAGTTTTATTATTGTCATGCAAAATGCATACCCAATTAGTGTTTTGAACATGATTAAGCAATGTCCAGAAGTCTGCAATATTTATTGTGCTACTGCGAATTCAGTTGAAGCAATTATCGCTGAAACCGACCAAGGAAGAGGGATTTTAGGTGTTATCGATGGTTCGGCACCAAAAGCTGTCGAAACCGATGAAGATGTTAAAGTACGCTATCAATTCTTACGTCAAGTAGGCTATAAGCTCTGA